In one window of Nocardia brasiliensis DNA:
- a CDS encoding Uma2 family endonuclease — protein sequence MSHMDADVTLAEFEVLERASSEEVSVELINGRIYVVPAPDGEHDVFAMHIGDQIRQHRPELRLFQERGLAIPAYRAGRARPDGVVAPLTYFRDQPPWSDASGVSMLVEITSGRERDADIDRVEKRAAYAQAAIPVFLLVDRHRAETIVYWDPDAGDYRHAEAAKFGATLRIPPPFEFDLLTEEFL from the coding sequence ATGAGCCACATGGACGCCGACGTAACGCTCGCGGAGTTCGAGGTGCTGGAACGCGCCTCCTCTGAGGAAGTCAGTGTCGAGTTGATCAATGGAAGGATCTACGTGGTTCCGGCTCCGGATGGCGAGCACGACGTGTTCGCGATGCATATCGGCGATCAGATCCGGCAGCATCGGCCCGAACTCCGGCTCTTCCAGGAACGAGGGCTGGCGATACCTGCCTACCGCGCCGGACGCGCGCGTCCGGACGGCGTCGTCGCACCGCTGACCTACTTCCGGGACCAACCACCGTGGTCCGACGCCTCCGGTGTGTCGATGCTCGTGGAGATCACCTCGGGCCGCGAGCGTGACGCGGATATCGATCGCGTCGAGAAGCGCGCCGCATACGCGCAAGCGGCAATCCCGGTATTTCTTCTGGTCGACCGGCACCGCGCCGAGACCATCGTCTACTGGGACCCGGACGCCGGTGACTACCGGCATGCGGAAGCCGCCAAATTCGGTGCCACGCTGAGGATTCCCCCGCCTTTCGAGTTCGATCTGCTCACCGAGGAGTTCCTCTGA
- a CDS encoding M28 family metallopeptidase has protein sequence MPRIFPRDRAGRVIAAATALPVVFSLALMGSAYAEPGAPPEARLADSIKAPAVKQHLDRFQAIANANGRTRAAGTAGYNASRDYVAGELRKAGYQVTLQPFTFQTFRERTTAVLERVSSGATAYKATPADRSQLGDFATLTYSGSGEAKAPVQGVDLTLSPRGEANASSSGCEATDFAKFTRGNIALLQRGTCTAADKARNAQAAGASGVIIFNEGQPGRTEAFTEALDEKGITVPVVAASYAVGKELAGQPNSVVRLKTDTEALPATTHNVIADSPQGNPDKVVMAGAHLDSVRAGAGINDNGSGSAALLEIALQMASSTPKNKVRFAWWGAEELGLVGSKFYVNNLSQANRNKIALYLNFDMIGSTNYAYKIYDGRQGPAGSAQIEQNFIRYFTSKGLAYGRAALDGRSDYGPFMRVGIAVGGLFTGAEGIKTQQEQRQFGGQAGRPYDPCYHRSCDTTANVSDKALTDNTGAIADAMQTYSTSDVLPRRAE, from the coding sequence ATGCCCCGCATCTTCCCCCGGGACAGGGCCGGTCGCGTTATCGCCGCGGCCACTGCTCTGCCCGTCGTATTCTCACTCGCACTGATGGGTTCGGCCTACGCCGAACCCGGCGCACCGCCCGAAGCGCGGCTGGCCGACTCGATCAAGGCCCCCGCCGTCAAGCAGCACCTGGACCGATTCCAGGCCATCGCCAACGCCAACGGCCGCACCCGCGCGGCGGGCACCGCCGGGTACAACGCCTCGCGCGACTATGTGGCCGGTGAACTGCGCAAGGCCGGCTACCAGGTGACCTTGCAGCCGTTCACCTTCCAGACCTTCCGGGAGCGGACGACAGCCGTGCTGGAGCGGGTTTCCTCGGGCGCCACCGCGTACAAGGCGACCCCGGCCGACCGCAGTCAGCTCGGTGACTTCGCCACCCTGACCTACTCGGGCTCGGGCGAGGCGAAGGCGCCGGTGCAGGGCGTCGATCTGACGCTCTCGCCGCGCGGCGAGGCGAACGCCTCGAGCTCCGGTTGCGAGGCAACCGATTTCGCGAAGTTCACCCGCGGCAACATCGCGCTCCTGCAGCGCGGCACCTGCACCGCGGCGGACAAGGCGCGTAATGCCCAGGCCGCGGGCGCGTCCGGCGTGATCATCTTCAACGAGGGCCAGCCGGGCCGGACCGAGGCCTTCACCGAGGCGCTCGACGAGAAGGGCATCACCGTGCCGGTCGTCGCCGCCAGCTACGCTGTCGGCAAAGAACTTGCCGGCCAGCCGAACTCGGTGGTCCGGCTCAAGACCGACACCGAGGCGCTGCCCGCCACCACGCACAACGTGATCGCGGATTCCCCGCAGGGCAACCCGGACAAGGTCGTGATGGCCGGTGCGCACCTCGATTCCGTGCGTGCGGGTGCAGGCATCAACGACAACGGTTCCGGCAGCGCGGCGCTGCTCGAGATCGCGTTGCAGATGGCCTCGTCCACGCCGAAGAACAAGGTCCGCTTCGCCTGGTGGGGCGCCGAGGAACTCGGCCTGGTCGGCTCGAAGTTCTACGTGAACAACCTTTCTCAGGCCAACCGCAACAAGATCGCGCTCTACCTGAACTTCGACATGATCGGGTCGACGAACTACGCCTACAAGATCTACGACGGCAGGCAGGGGCCCGCCGGATCGGCGCAGATCGAACAGAACTTCATTCGCTACTTCACGTCGAAGGGGCTCGCGTACGGCCGCGCCGCGCTCGACGGACGGTCGGACTACGGCCCGTTCATGCGGGTGGGCATCGCGGTCGGTGGCCTGTTCACCGGTGCCGAGGGCATCAAGACCCAGCAGGAACAGCGGCAGTTCGGTGGTCAGGCCGGTCGGCCCTACGATCCGTGCTACCACCGGTCCTGCGACACCACGGCCAACGTCAGTGACAAGGCGTTGACCGACAACACCGGTGCGATCGCCGACGCGATGCAGACCTACTCGACCAGTGATGTGCTGCCTCGCCGTGCGGAATGA
- the argH gene encoding argininosuccinate lyase — protein sequence MTQSGSTNTGALWGGRFASGPAEAMAALSKSTQFDWVLAPYDIRASKAHARVLHKAGLLSESDLAGMLAGLDQLAADVDSGAFGPADSDEDVHGALERGLIERVGAELGGRLRAGRSRNDQVATLFRMWLRDAVRRVAAGLLDVVDALVTQAGAHPDAVMPGKTHLQAAQPVLLAHHLLAHAHPLLRDIDRLRDFDKRAAVSPYGSGALAGSSLGLDPEAIAAELDFDAAAANSIDATSARDFAAEAAFVLAMIGVDLSRMAEEVILWSTPEFGYITLADAWSTGSSIMPQKKNPDVSELTRGKAGRLIGNLTGLLATLKAQPLAYNRDLQEDKEPLFDSVAQLELLLPAIAGLVATLTFHTDRMAELAPAGFTLATDIAEWLVRQGVPFRVAHEAAGACVRAAEARGVGLDELTDAEFAAIDPALTPQVREVLTVGGSIASRNARGGTAGPQVTRQLGEIRTATAEIRGWLG from the coding sequence ATGACGCAGAGCGGCAGCACGAACACCGGTGCGCTCTGGGGCGGGCGCTTCGCGTCCGGACCGGCCGAGGCGATGGCCGCGCTGAGCAAGTCGACGCAGTTCGACTGGGTCCTGGCGCCGTACGATATCCGCGCGTCCAAGGCGCACGCCCGCGTGCTGCACAAGGCCGGGCTGCTCTCCGAGAGTGACCTCGCCGGGATGCTCGCCGGGCTGGATCAGCTTGCGGCGGACGTGGATTCGGGCGCGTTCGGTCCCGCTGACTCCGATGAGGACGTGCATGGCGCGCTGGAGCGCGGGCTGATCGAACGGGTCGGCGCCGAGCTGGGCGGGCGGTTGCGGGCCGGGCGTTCCCGTAACGATCAGGTGGCCACGCTGTTCCGGATGTGGCTGCGCGACGCGGTTCGCCGGGTCGCGGCCGGGCTGCTCGACGTCGTCGATGCGCTGGTGACGCAGGCGGGCGCGCACCCGGACGCGGTGATGCCGGGCAAGACCCACCTGCAGGCCGCGCAGCCGGTGCTGCTGGCCCATCACCTGCTCGCGCACGCCCATCCGCTGCTGCGCGACATCGATCGGCTGCGCGACTTCGACAAGCGGGCGGCGGTCTCGCCGTACGGTTCCGGCGCGCTGGCCGGATCCTCGCTCGGGCTCGACCCCGAGGCGATCGCCGCGGAACTGGATTTCGATGCGGCGGCGGCCAATTCGATCGACGCCACGTCGGCACGGGACTTCGCCGCGGAGGCCGCGTTCGTGCTCGCCATGATCGGGGTCGACCTCAGCCGCATGGCCGAAGAGGTGATCCTGTGGAGCACACCGGAATTCGGCTACATCACGCTGGCCGACGCCTGGTCCACCGGCTCCTCGATCATGCCGCAGAAGAAGAATCCGGACGTTTCCGAGCTCACCAGGGGCAAGGCGGGGCGGCTCATCGGCAACCTCACCGGCCTGCTGGCCACGCTGAAAGCCCAACCGCTGGCCTACAACCGGGATCTGCAGGAGGACAAGGAGCCGCTGTTCGACTCGGTAGCACAGCTCGAACTGCTGCTGCCCGCCATTGCCGGACTGGTAGCCACGCTCACCTTCCACACCGACCGGATGGCCGAACTCGCGCCCGCCGGCTTCACTTTGGCGACCGATATCGCCGAATGGCTGGTCCGGCAGGGTGTTCCGTTCCGGGTCGCGCACGAGGCGGCCGGTGCGTGCGTGCGCGCGGCCGAGGCGCGCGGCGTCGGCCTCGACGAGCTCACCGACGCGGAGTTCGCCGCCATCGATCCGGCGCTCACCCCGCAGGTCCGCGAGGTACTCACGGTCGGGGGCTCGATCGCCTCCCGCAACGCCCGCGGCGGCACCGCGGGCCCCCAGGTCACCCGCCAGCTCGGCGAGATCCGCACGGCCACCGCGGAAATCCGCGGCTGGCTCGGTTGA
- a CDS encoding serine hydrolase domain-containing protein yields the protein MTVSAAQFVDRRFATLVAEFDRLFRRPTDGGGALAVYLHGEPVVDVWAGFARPGVPWAEDTVAMAFSTGKGVASTLLHRLAERGLLDYDERVSTYWPEFGAAGKDRITVRELLTHRAGLHRLRDLLPGPVDRFFDDAAVTEALAAATPDPRRLSTSGYHGITFGHLVAELVRRVSGAKFTDLLRTEIAEPLGAEELWFRVPPNERERIATNFPRLTVAGLSWENSRRLASRTRFAAAMDTTPNGFAELIADPRLHDSVMPGVNGVFAARALARLYGALANGGTLDGFQLLRPETIDTVAERQIFTPDYVLALRIPWALGFHGVPMKPSKAEPISAFGHFGLGGSGGFADPATGLGLAFVTNRLGSRVTPLGDARLARLGALAHNLAKG from the coding sequence ATGACGGTTTCGGCAGCACAGTTCGTAGATCGCCGGTTCGCGACCCTGGTCGCCGAGTTCGACCGGCTCTTCCGCAGGCCCACCGACGGCGGCGGCGCGCTGGCGGTGTATCTGCACGGCGAACCCGTGGTCGACGTCTGGGCCGGGTTCGCGCGGCCCGGCGTGCCATGGGCCGAGGACACGGTGGCCATGGCCTTCTCCACCGGCAAGGGCGTGGCGAGCACGCTGCTGCATCGCCTCGCCGAGCGCGGCCTGCTGGACTACGACGAGCGGGTCAGCACGTACTGGCCCGAATTCGGTGCGGCGGGCAAAGACCGGATCACCGTGCGTGAATTGCTCACCCACCGAGCGGGTCTGCACCGGCTGCGGGACCTGCTGCCCGGACCGGTCGACCGCTTCTTCGACGACGCGGCGGTGACCGAGGCCCTGGCCGCGGCGACGCCGGATCCGCGGCGGCTGAGCACCAGCGGCTATCACGGAATCACGTTCGGGCACTTGGTCGCCGAGCTGGTGCGCCGGGTGAGCGGGGCGAAGTTCACCGACCTGCTGCGCACCGAAATCGCCGAACCGCTCGGCGCCGAAGAACTCTGGTTCCGGGTGCCACCGAACGAGCGCGAACGCATCGCGACCAACTTTCCCCGACTCACGGTCGCGGGCCTGAGCTGGGAGAACAGCCGCAGGCTCGCCAGCAGGACCAGGTTCGCGGCCGCCATGGACACCACCCCGAACGGGTTCGCGGAGCTGATCGCCGATCCACGCCTGCATGATTCGGTGATGCCGGGTGTGAACGGCGTCTTCGCCGCCCGCGCACTCGCGCGGCTCTATGGCGCGCTCGCCAACGGCGGTACCCTCGACGGATTTCAGCTGCTGCGCCCCGAGACCATCGATACGGTCGCCGAACGTCAGATCTTCACGCCCGATTACGTTCTCGCCCTGCGTATCCCGTGGGCGCTCGGGTTCCACGGGGTGCCGATGAAGCCGTCCAAGGCCGAACCGATCTCGGCCTTCGGCCATTTCGGCCTCGGTGGGTCCGGCGGCTTCGCCGACCCGGCCACCGGTCTCGGGCTCGCCTTCGTCACCAACCGGCTCGGCAGCAGGGTCACCCCGCTCGGCGACGCCAGGTTGGCCCGCCTCGGCGCGCTGGCGCACAACCTCGCCAAAGGCTGA
- a CDS encoding ABC transporter substrate-binding protein, giving the protein MRVAKRTAVVIGAMVSVGALLAGCSGQVSNSGSGDSKKLVLIPGVADEPFYISMQCGAQEQAAKLGYRLDTQAPTKFDAGSQTPVLTGVVANKPGGILIAPTHATAMANPIKQAKDAGIKIVEVDTALDDTSVALSSISSDNKKGGALAAQTLAKLVGDKGPVLVINTKAGTSTTDARAQGFEEAVKSFPGITSLGVQYNNNEAAQAASIVTATLAAHPDLAGIFATNLSSAEGAATGLRNANKLGQVKLVGFDASPKQVEDLKAGTVQALIAQDPAGIGAKGVDQAVAAIEGKPVTRTIQTDMIAITQADMAANSKYFYKRKC; this is encoded by the coding sequence ATGAGGGTGGCGAAGCGGACCGCGGTGGTGATCGGCGCGATGGTGTCGGTCGGCGCGCTGCTGGCGGGTTGCAGTGGGCAGGTGAGCAATTCGGGCAGCGGCGACAGCAAGAAGCTGGTGCTGATCCCCGGCGTCGCCGACGAGCCGTTCTACATTTCGATGCAGTGCGGCGCGCAGGAGCAGGCCGCGAAGCTCGGCTATCGGCTGGACACGCAGGCGCCGACCAAGTTCGACGCCGGCTCGCAGACGCCGGTGCTCACCGGCGTGGTGGCGAACAAGCCCGGCGGCATCCTGATCGCGCCGACCCATGCCACCGCCATGGCCAATCCGATCAAGCAGGCCAAGGACGCGGGCATCAAGATCGTCGAGGTTGACACCGCGCTCGACGACACTTCCGTTGCGCTGTCGTCGATTTCGTCGGACAACAAGAAGGGCGGCGCGCTCGCGGCGCAGACCCTCGCCAAGCTGGTGGGGGACAAGGGACCGGTGCTGGTGATCAACACCAAGGCGGGCACGTCCACCACCGACGCCCGCGCGCAGGGCTTCGAGGAGGCGGTCAAGAGCTTCCCCGGCATCACCTCACTCGGCGTGCAGTACAACAACAACGAAGCGGCACAGGCGGCTTCGATCGTGACCGCGACGCTAGCCGCCCATCCCGATCTCGCAGGCATCTTCGCCACCAACCTGAGCTCGGCCGAGGGCGCGGCCACCGGCCTGCGCAACGCGAACAAGCTCGGTCAGGTGAAGCTGGTCGGCTTCGACGCCAGCCCGAAGCAGGTCGAGGACCTCAAAGCCGGTACCGTGCAAGCCCTTATCGCCCAGGACCCGGCGGGCATCGGGGCCAAGGGCGTCGACCAGGCGGTCGCCGCGATCGAGGGCAAGCCGGTTACCCGCACGATCCAGACCGACATGATCGCCATCACTCAGGCCGACATGGCGGCCAACTCGAAGTACTTCTACAAGCGCAAGTGCTGA
- a CDS encoding ABC transporter permease has product MTRSGGSPEVATEATGNGAVDLPQRTVLQRIMGASTVWIGVVLVALCIVFSVLRPDAFPTRFTFQTLLIETSVLLVLSVGMTFVIITSGIDLSVGMVLIFAGVIGAKAMEALSPDQDATNAGWGIIGIGFLLSVVGGGAWGLVNGLLVAKAKIPPLIVTLGSFGAALGAAQLITGGVDTRTVPEKLRNTLGFGTTLGGVPNLVLVATLVTVLAAWVLHTTRFGRYTYAIGSNEEAARRSGIAVTRHLITVYLLTGVLAGLAGFMNLAYFGTTTIGGHTTDNLDAIAGVVIGGTSLFGGVGSIVGTVIGVFIPSVLKKGFVIAQVPVFWQPIAVSVVLVAAVWFDQLRRRARDRK; this is encoded by the coding sequence ATGACGCGCTCCGGCGGTTCCCCGGAGGTCGCCACCGAGGCGACCGGCAACGGCGCGGTAGATCTGCCGCAACGCACTGTCCTGCAACGGATCATGGGCGCGAGCACGGTATGGATCGGTGTGGTGCTCGTCGCGCTGTGCATCGTGTTCAGTGTGCTGCGCCCCGATGCGTTCCCCACCCGCTTCACCTTTCAGACGCTGCTCATCGAAACCTCGGTGCTGCTGGTGCTTTCGGTGGGCATGACGTTCGTGATCATCACCTCCGGCATCGATCTGTCGGTGGGCATGGTACTGATCTTCGCCGGGGTGATCGGCGCCAAGGCAATGGAGGCGCTCAGCCCCGACCAGGACGCCACCAACGCGGGCTGGGGCATCATCGGCATCGGGTTCCTGCTCTCGGTGGTCGGCGGCGGCGCCTGGGGGCTGGTCAACGGCCTCCTGGTGGCCAAGGCCAAGATTCCGCCGCTGATCGTCACGCTCGGCTCGTTCGGCGCCGCCCTCGGTGCCGCCCAGCTGATCACCGGCGGGGTCGATACCCGTACGGTGCCCGAAAAGCTGCGCAACACATTGGGTTTCGGCACCACACTGGGCGGCGTGCCGAACCTGGTGCTGGTCGCCACGCTGGTCACCGTGCTCGCCGCCTGGGTCCTGCACACCACCCGTTTCGGCCGCTACACCTACGCCATCGGCTCCAACGAGGAGGCCGCGCGCCGCTCCGGCATCGCGGTCACCCGGCACCTGATCACCGTCTACCTGCTCACCGGGGTGCTGGCCGGGCTGGCCGGGTTCATGAACCTGGCCTACTTCGGCACCACCACGATCGGCGGCCACACCACCGACAACCTCGACGCCATCGCGGGCGTGGTGATCGGCGGCACCAGCCTGTTCGGCGGGGTCGGGTCCATCGTCGGCACGGTGATCGGCGTGTTCATTCCCTCGGTGCTGAAGAAGGGGTTCGTCATCGCGCAGGTGCCGGTGTTCTGGCAGCCCATCGCGGTGAGCGTGGTGCTCGTCGCGGCGGTCTGGTTCGACCAGTTGCGGCGCCGGGCCCGGGATCGGAAATAG
- a CDS encoding GntR family transcriptional regulator, with the protein MPPRRRSALLARLVADSPGRPQVILGELRRVILDGAVPPRTAIPLREVAELFGVSHIPVREALKTLIGEGLVTHQPHSGYVVAQLTAAELREMYIVRETLENAALAAAARNADADDRAELLAVNTMLEQAIRDDDSAAYHRRSRDFHIALTRPSRMFRLLHMLESAWNVTEPVQSMVHIGRADRIRLHTDHALLLDAFLARDVDRLLGLAERHHRRLESVLATLPTDTGLLAPEDISAAQ; encoded by the coding sequence ATGCCCCCGAGACGACGTTCGGCGCTGCTCGCGCGGCTGGTCGCCGATAGCCCGGGCCGCCCGCAGGTGATCCTCGGCGAGCTGCGCCGGGTAATTCTCGACGGTGCGGTGCCGCCGCGCACCGCCATCCCGCTGCGCGAGGTGGCTGAACTGTTCGGCGTGAGTCACATCCCGGTCCGGGAGGCGCTCAAGACCTTGATCGGGGAGGGGCTGGTCACCCATCAGCCGCACAGCGGCTATGTCGTGGCCCAGCTGACCGCCGCCGAATTGCGCGAGATGTACATCGTGCGCGAGACCCTGGAGAACGCCGCGCTGGCCGCGGCCGCGCGCAATGCCGACGCGGACGACCGTGCCGAGCTGCTCGCGGTGAACACCATGCTGGAACAGGCGATCCGGGACGACGACTCGGCCGCCTATCATCGCCGCTCCCGCGACTTCCACATCGCGCTGACCCGGCCCTCGCGCATGTTCCGGCTGTTGCACATGCTGGAATCGGCGTGGAATGTCACCGAGCCGGTGCAATCGATGGTGCACATCGGCCGCGCGGACCGGATCCGGCTGCACACCGATCATGCCCTGCTGCTCGACGCGTTCCTGGCCCGCGACGTGGACCGCCTGCTCGGCCTCGCCGAGCGGCATCACCGCAGGCTGGAGAGCGTGCTGGCGACGTTGCCGACCGACACCGGTCTGCTCGCGCCGGAAGATATATCTGCCGCGCAATAG
- a CDS encoding DMT family transporter: MTMLLLALAIASEVTATVSLKLSEGFTKLVPSIIVVIGYGAAFWFLSQSLKRGMQIGVAYGIWSAVGVAAIAVIGVLFLNERLTLIQVGGIALVILGVLALELGGQH, translated from the coding sequence ATGACCATGCTTCTGCTGGCCTTGGCCATCGCGTCCGAGGTGACCGCCACCGTTTCCCTGAAGCTGTCCGAGGGCTTCACCAAACTCGTTCCCTCGATCATCGTGGTCATCGGCTACGGCGCCGCCTTCTGGTTCCTGTCCCAGTCGCTGAAGCGCGGCATGCAGATCGGCGTCGCCTACGGCATCTGGTCGGCCGTCGGTGTGGCCGCCATCGCCGTCATCGGCGTCCTGTTCCTGAACGAACGCCTCACGCTCATCCAGGTCGGCGGCATCGCCCTGGTCATCCTCGGTGTTCTCGCCCTGGAACTGGGCGGCCAGCACTGA
- the ilvA gene encoding threonine ammonia-lyase: MCGMELVGMERVEAAAALLAPVMRRTPVVTSRVLSERVGTEVLLKCENLQRTGSFKPRGAYNRIANLPAEDRARGVVAASAGNHAQGVAWAASSLGLTATVFMPVGASLPKLAATKAYGAEVRQVGETIEDSLDAAQEFAERTGATLIHPFDHPDIVAGQATVALEILDQIPEVGTVLVPTGGGGLIAGVAVALHKLAPHVRVIGVQAAEAAAWPGSLAAGKPVRVGRMSTMADGIAVGQPGQVPFAHVAAHVSTMLTVDEDSLSKALLLCLERAKLIVEPAGAAAVAALMSCAASDLDLDLSRPVCAILSGGNIDPLLLTRLIGHGLSAAGRYLAVRVTIADRPGGLSALLAVVGKTGASVVDVAHSRTGTWLALNEVEVSLTLETRGHAHRDDVLTALTNAGYSVRVED, from the coding sequence ATGTGCGGCATGGAGTTGGTCGGGATGGAACGGGTCGAGGCTGCCGCGGCATTGCTGGCGCCGGTGATGCGCCGGACGCCGGTGGTGACCTCACGGGTGCTCTCCGAGCGGGTCGGCACCGAGGTGCTGCTCAAGTGCGAGAACCTGCAGCGGACCGGATCGTTCAAACCGCGCGGGGCCTACAACCGGATCGCCAATCTGCCCGCCGAAGACCGGGCGCGCGGCGTGGTGGCGGCGAGCGCGGGCAATCACGCGCAGGGTGTGGCCTGGGCGGCCTCCTCGCTCGGCCTCACCGCGACGGTGTTCATGCCGGTCGGCGCTTCGCTGCCGAAGTTGGCCGCCACCAAGGCCTATGGGGCCGAGGTGCGCCAGGTCGGCGAGACCATCGAGGACTCACTCGACGCGGCACAGGAATTCGCCGAACGCACCGGCGCCACACTGATCCATCCGTTCGATCATCCGGACATCGTGGCCGGGCAGGCGACCGTGGCGCTCGAGATCCTCGACCAGATCCCCGAGGTGGGCACGGTGCTCGTGCCCACTGGCGGCGGCGGACTGATCGCCGGGGTCGCGGTGGCCCTGCACAAGCTCGCGCCGCACGTCCGAGTGATCGGCGTGCAGGCGGCGGAGGCGGCGGCCTGGCCGGGGTCGCTGGCCGCTGGCAAGCCGGTCCGGGTCGGGCGGATGTCGACGATGGCCGACGGCATCGCGGTCGGACAGCCGGGGCAGGTGCCGTTCGCCCACGTCGCCGCGCATGTCTCGACGATGCTGACCGTCGACGAGGACTCGCTGTCCAAGGCGCTGCTGCTCTGTCTGGAACGCGCGAAGCTGATCGTGGAGCCCGCGGGCGCGGCGGCGGTCGCGGCGCTGATGAGTTGCGCCGCGAGCGATCTGGACCTGGACCTGAGCCGCCCGGTGTGCGCCATCCTGTCCGGCGGCAATATCGATCCGCTGCTGCTCACCCGGTTGATCGGCCACGGGTTGAGCGCGGCGGGCCGCTATCTCGCGGTGCGCGTGACGATCGCGGACCGGCCGGGCGGCCTCAGCGCGCTGCTCGCGGTGGTCGGCAAGACCGGCGCCAGCGTGGTGGACGTCGCGCACTCGCGCACCGGCACCTGGTTGGCGCTCAACGAGGTCGAGGTCTCGCTCACCCTGGAGACCCGCGGCCACGCACACCGCGACGACGTCCTCACCGCACTCACCAACGCGGGCTACTCCGTTCGGGTCGAGGACTGA
- a CDS encoding ATP-binding cassette domain-containing protein, whose protein sequence is MTSDDAAKTADTGAASTAALRAEGLVKRYGGVEALRGANFEVSAGEVVALIGDNGAGKSTLVKCLSGAEQPDSGRILLDGAPVVLNTPTAARKLGVETVYQDLAVAPDLDPAANLFLGRELVRKGLPGKLGMLDRTAMRAQAVEHFRRLGVTLQSTDVPIGSLSGGQRQSVAVARAVMWASKVVFMDEPTAALGVVQRERVLDVIRRVRDQGIAVVLISHNMPEVLAVADRIEVLRLGRRVARFTAADATLEQLVGAMTGALSQEEAA, encoded by the coding sequence ATGACCTCGGACGATGCGGCGAAGACCGCCGATACCGGCGCGGCGTCGACGGCCGCGTTGCGGGCCGAGGGGCTGGTGAAGCGCTACGGCGGTGTCGAGGCGTTGCGCGGCGCGAACTTCGAGGTGAGCGCGGGCGAAGTCGTCGCGTTGATCGGGGACAACGGCGCGGGCAAATCGACTCTCGTGAAATGTCTTTCCGGCGCCGAACAGCCCGATTCCGGACGGATTCTGCTGGACGGCGCGCCGGTGGTGCTGAATACCCCGACCGCGGCGCGCAAACTCGGCGTGGAAACCGTGTATCAGGATCTCGCGGTGGCGCCGGATCTGGATCCGGCGGCGAATCTGTTCCTCGGCCGTGAACTGGTGCGCAAAGGTCTGCCCGGCAAGTTGGGCATGCTCGATCGGACCGCGATGCGCGCCCAGGCCGTAGAACACTTCCGCCGCCTCGGCGTGACGCTGCAGAGCACCGACGTGCCGATCGGCTCGCTGTCGGGCGGCCAGCGCCAGAGCGTCGCGGTGGCCAGGGCGGTGATGTGGGCGAGCAAGGTCGTGTTCATGGACGAGCCGACCGCCGCGCTCGGCGTGGTGCAGCGCGAGCGGGTGCTCGACGTGATCCGCCGGGTCCGCGATCAGGGCATCGCGGTGGTGCTGATCAGTCACAACATGCCGGAGGTGCTTGCGGTCGCCGACCGTATCGAGGTGCTCCGGCTCGGCCGGCGGGTCGCGCGGTTCACCGCGGCCGATGCCACGCTCGAGCAGTTGGTGGGCGCCATGACCGGCGCGCTGTCACAGGAGGAAGCGGCATGA